The following proteins come from a genomic window of Nitrospira sp.:
- a CDS encoding Fructose-bisphosphate aldolase class I: MGDRVQEILSWYGSDNAGTKTNIARLLRSGKLAGTGKLVILPVDQGFEHGPARSFAANPPGYNPHYHFQLAIEAGCNAYAAPLGFLEAGASEFAGQIPLILKLNNHDVLHDDKDPLPSVTGSVKDAHRLGCSAVGFTIYPGSAHCHVMYEQLRAIAEEAKAGGLAVVVWSYPRGAGLSKEGETAMDVVAYAAQIAAQLGAHVIKVKLPSAHLEQAAAKKVYESTQIPIKTLADRVKHVVQSSFGGRRIVIFSGGAKSEDKSVFEEARAIRDGGGFGSIIGRNSFQRPKAEAIKFLQTIMGIYAGEIQ; the protein is encoded by the coding sequence ATGGGAGACCGGGTTCAAGAAATTCTGAGTTGGTATGGCAGCGACAATGCCGGGACTAAAACCAACATCGCTCGTTTATTACGGTCCGGCAAGTTGGCCGGGACCGGCAAATTGGTCATTTTACCGGTGGACCAAGGATTCGAGCATGGTCCGGCACGGAGTTTTGCGGCGAATCCCCCCGGGTACAATCCTCACTATCACTTTCAACTCGCGATCGAGGCGGGGTGTAATGCCTATGCCGCCCCATTGGGGTTTCTGGAAGCCGGAGCAAGTGAGTTTGCGGGTCAGATTCCCCTCATTCTCAAGCTCAACAATCACGACGTGCTGCATGACGACAAAGATCCCCTCCCGTCTGTCACGGGCAGCGTGAAGGATGCGCATCGTTTGGGTTGTTCAGCCGTCGGGTTCACGATTTATCCCGGGTCCGCTCATTGTCATGTCATGTATGAGCAGCTGCGGGCCATTGCCGAGGAAGCCAAGGCCGGTGGTCTTGCCGTTGTCGTCTGGTCCTATCCACGTGGAGCGGGCTTGAGTAAGGAAGGGGAGACGGCGATGGATGTCGTCGCCTATGCGGCGCAGATTGCGGCTCAATTGGGTGCACACGTCATCAAGGTAAAATTGCCGAGCGCGCATTTGGAACAGGCTGCCGCCAAGAAGGTGTACGAATCGACACAAATTCCGATCAAGACTCTCGCGGATCGAGTGAAGCACGTCGTCCAAAGTTCGTTCGGTGGTCGTCGGATCGTCATCTTTTCGGGCGGGGCCAAGAGCGAGGATAAGAGCGTATTCGAAGAAGCTCGGGCCATTCGGGACGGTGGCGGCTTTGGCTCCATCATCGGCCGGAACTCATTTCAGCGCCCGAAGGCTGAGGCGATCAAATTTCTTCAAACCATCATGGGGATTTACGCCGGGGAGATCCAGTAG